A part of Saimiri boliviensis isolate mSaiBol1 chromosome 11, mSaiBol1.pri, whole genome shotgun sequence genomic DNA contains:
- the CC2D1B gene encoding coiled-coil and C2 domain-containing protein 1B isoform X1 yields MPGPRPRKGPQASGQGVATAKQLGLFVEFGPEDMLLGMDEAEDDEDLEAELLALTGEAQPTGKKPAPKGQAPLPMAHIEKLAADCMQDVEDVEEEEEEEEEEGLEEDAELLTELQEVLGVEEETEPLDGDEAADPGSSEEKGLEDTEPPVQTAILTASAPAAQAGASKGLHSLLEERIRNYREAAASAKEAGEAAKARRCDRGLKTLESQLAAVRRGRKINEDEIPPPVALGKRPPVPEEPANRRPEADPPAPPVLESDNPSQPETSLPGISAQPNSDPDPRALLSSRQREYQVAALSAKRAGDLDRARELMRIGKRFGAVLEALEKGQPVDLSAMPPAPEDLNPWQASQAPTAPSVIAPTVERVQPVMAPDVPATPVAPTESQTVLDALQQRLNKYCEAGLQARSGGDERKARMHERIAKQYQDAIRAHRAGRKVNFAELPVPPGFPPIPGLEPTMGVKEDTVAATLAAAEKLASAEDAAPADEDEDEGEPPAQAPVAKRPARPAVPSSQPLPEPKASSSKESPSPSVREQLALLEARKLQYQRAALQAKRSQDLEQAKAHLRVAKRLEAQIIQARAGRPIDLSKVPSPLTDEEGDFILIHHEDLRLSQKAEEVYAQLQKMLLEQQEKCLLFSKQFMHQGNVVETTRFEKLAQDCKKQLEILQLAQAQGLDPPSHHFELKTFQTVRIFSELNSTEMHLIIVRGMNLPAPPGVTPDDLDAFVRFEFHYPNSEQAQKSKTAVVKNTNSPEFDQLFKLNINRNHRSFKRVIQSKGIKFEIFHKGSFFRSDKLVGTAHLKLERLENECEIREIVEVLDGRKPTGGKLEVKVRLREPLSGQDMQTVTENWLVLDPRGL; encoded by the exons ATGCCAGGGCCAAGACCTCGGAAGGGCCCTCAGGCCAGTGGCCAAGGCGTGGCCACTGCCAAGCAG CTGGGGCTCTTTGTGGAGTTTGGCCCTGAGGACATGCTGCTGGGCATGGATGAGGCTGAAGATGATGAggacctggaggctgagctgctgGCCCTCACAGGGGAAGCACAACCCACGGGCAAGAAGCCAGCACCCAAGGGGCAGG CCCCCCTGCCCATGGCCCACATTGAGAAGTTGGCAGCAGACTGTATGCAGGATGTGGAggatgtggaggaggaggaggaggaggaggaggaggaagggctggAGGAAGATGCAGAGCTGCTG ACGGAGCTACAGGAGGTCTTAGGTGTGGAAGAGGAGACTGAGCCCCTGGATGGTGATGAGGCAGCTGATCCAGGCAGCTCTGAGGAGAAGGGCCTGGAAGACACTGAACCTCCAGTGCAGACAGCCATCCTGacagcctcagccccagcagcTCAG GCCGGAGCATCTAAGGGGCTACACAGTTTGCTGGAGGAACGGATTCGCAACTACCGGGAGGCTGCAGCCAGCGCCAAGGAGGCAGGCGAAGCGGCCAAAGCCAGGCGCTGTGACCGTGGCCTGAAG ACCTTGGAGTCACAGCTAGCCGCTGTGagaagaggcagaaagatcaATGAGGATGAGATCCCACCACCAGTGGCCTTAGGAAAGAGGCCCCCGGTCCCTGAGGAACCAGCCAACAGAAGACCTGAGGCAGACCCTCCAGCTCCCCCCGTCTTGGAGTCAG ACAACCCCTCCCAACCTGAGACCAGCCTCCCTGGCATTTCTGCCCAGCCCAATTCAGACCCAGACCCTCGGGCCCTACTGTCATCCCGACAGAGAGAGTACCAAGTGGCTGCCCTCAGTGCCAAGCGGGCTGGAGATCTAGACCGTGCCCGAGAGCTCATGAGGATTGGGAAG AGATTTGGTGCTGTCCTGGAGGCCCTGGAGAAGGGGCAGCCGGTGGATCTGAGTGCCATGCCCCCGGCACCTGAGG ATCTGAATCCCTGGCAGGCTTCTCAGGCCCCCACAGCACCCTCAGTCATTGCCCCAACCGTGGAGCGAGTGCAACCAGTGATGGCCCCTGACGTCCCGGCAACCCCAG TGGCCCCTACAGAGTCACAGACAGTGCTGGATGCCCTGCAACAGAGACTGAACAAGTACTGTGAGGCGGGCCTCCAGGCCCGGAGTGGTGGCGATGAGCGCAAGGCGCGAATGCATGAGCGCATTGCCAAG CAATATCAAGATGCTATTCGAGCACACCGAGCAGGACGGAAAGTCAACTTTGCTGAGTTGCCTGTTCCTCCAG GATTTCCCCCCATCCCTGGCCTGGAGCCCACTATGGGTGTTAAGGAGGACACAGTGGCAGCAACATTGGCAGCTGCAGAGAAACTGGCCTCTGCAGAGGATGCAGCCCCGgctgatgaagatgaagatgag GGCGAACCCCCAGCACAGGCCCCAGTGGCCAAGAGACCTGCACGGCCTGCAGTCCCTTCATCCCAGCCCCTGCCTGAGCCCAAGGCCTCAAGTTCTAAGGAGTCACCAAGTCCATCTG TGCGGGAGCAGCTGGCACTGCTGGAGGCACGGAAACTGCAGTACCAGCGGGCAGCCCTGCAGGCCAAGCGAAGCCAGGACCTGGAGCAGGCCAAAGCCCATCTGCGAGTGGCCAAACGTCTTGAGGCTCAGATCATCCAGGCCCGAGCTGGCAGACCCATTGATCTATCCAAG GTGCCTTCACCCTTGACGGATGAGGAGGGTGACTTCATCCTCATCCACCACGAGGACCTGCGACTCTCCCAGAAGGCCGAGGAGGTGTATGCCCAGCTGCAAAAAATGCTTCTGGAGCAACAAGAG AAGTGCCTGCTGTTCTCCAAGCAGTTCATGCACCAGGGCAACGTGGTTGAGACCACCCG ATTTGAGAAGCTTGCTCAAGACTGCAAGAAACAGCTGGAGATACTGCAGCTGGCCCAGGCTCAGGGCCTCGACCCTCCCAGCCACCACTTTGAGTTGAAGACATTCCAGACTGTGAG GATCTTCTCAGAACTCAACAGCACAGAAATGCATCTGATCATTGTCCGGGGAATGAACCTACCAGCCCCTCCAG gGGTGACTCCTGATGACCTGGATGCTTTTGTGCGGTTTGAGTTTCACTACCCTAACTCG GAGCAggctcaaaaaagcaaaacagctgTGGTGAAGAACACAAACTCTCCAG AATTTGATCAACTCTTCAAACTAAACATCAACCGAAACCACCGGAGCTTCAAGAGGGTGATCCAGAGCAAAGGCATCAAGTTTGAGATCTTCCACAAGGG GTCCTTCTTCAGAAGCGACAAGCTGGTTGGCACAGCACACCTGAAACTGGAGCGGCTGGAGAATGAGTGTGAGATCAGAGAAATTGTGGAG GTCCTAGATGGAAGGAAGCCCACCGGGGGAAAGCTGGAGGTGAAGGTGAGGCTGCGGGAGCCTCTGAGTGGCCAGGACATGCAGACGGTCACTGAGAACTGGCTGGTCCTGGATCCCAGGGGCTTGTGA
- the CC2D1B gene encoding coiled-coil and C2 domain-containing protein 1B isoform X2: MRLKMMRTWRLSCWPSQGKHNPRARSQHPRGRTELQEVLGVEEETEPLDGDEAADPGSSEEKGLEDTEPPVQTAILTASAPAAQAGASKGLHSLLEERIRNYREAAASAKEAGEAAKARRCDRGLKTLESQLAAVRRGRKINEDEIPPPVALGKRPPVPEEPANRRPEADPPAPPVLESDNPSQPETSLPGISAQPNSDPDPRALLSSRQREYQVAALSAKRAGDLDRARELMRIGKRFGAVLEALEKGQPVDLSAMPPAPEDLNPWQASQAPTAPSVIAPTVERVQPVMAPDVPATPVAPTESQTVLDALQQRLNKYCEAGLQARSGGDERKARMHERIAKQYQDAIRAHRAGRKVNFAELPVPPGFPPIPGLEPTMGVKEDTVAATLAAAEKLASAEDAAPADEDEDEGEPPAQAPVAKRPARPAVPSSQPLPEPKASSSKESPSPSVREQLALLEARKLQYQRAALQAKRSQDLEQAKAHLRVAKRLEAQIIQARAGRPIDLSKVPSPLTDEEGDFILIHHEDLRLSQKAEEVYAQLQKMLLEQQEKCLLFSKQFMHQGNVVETTRFEKLAQDCKKQLEILQLAQAQGLDPPSHHFELKTFQTVRIFSELNSTEMHLIIVRGMNLPAPPGVTPDDLDAFVRFEFHYPNSEQAQKSKTAVVKNTNSPEFDQLFKLNINRNHRSFKRVIQSKGIKFEIFHKGSFFRSDKLVGTAHLKLERLENECEIREIVEVLDGRKPTGGKLEVKVRLREPLSGQDMQTVTENWLVLDPRGL; this comes from the exons ATGAGGCTGAAGATGATGAggacctggaggctgagctgctgGCCCTCACAGGGGAAGCACAACCCACGGGCAAGAAGCCAGCACCCAAGGGGCAGG ACGGAGCTACAGGAGGTCTTAGGTGTGGAAGAGGAGACTGAGCCCCTGGATGGTGATGAGGCAGCTGATCCAGGCAGCTCTGAGGAGAAGGGCCTGGAAGACACTGAACCTCCAGTGCAGACAGCCATCCTGacagcctcagccccagcagcTCAG GCCGGAGCATCTAAGGGGCTACACAGTTTGCTGGAGGAACGGATTCGCAACTACCGGGAGGCTGCAGCCAGCGCCAAGGAGGCAGGCGAAGCGGCCAAAGCCAGGCGCTGTGACCGTGGCCTGAAG ACCTTGGAGTCACAGCTAGCCGCTGTGagaagaggcagaaagatcaATGAGGATGAGATCCCACCACCAGTGGCCTTAGGAAAGAGGCCCCCGGTCCCTGAGGAACCAGCCAACAGAAGACCTGAGGCAGACCCTCCAGCTCCCCCCGTCTTGGAGTCAG ACAACCCCTCCCAACCTGAGACCAGCCTCCCTGGCATTTCTGCCCAGCCCAATTCAGACCCAGACCCTCGGGCCCTACTGTCATCCCGACAGAGAGAGTACCAAGTGGCTGCCCTCAGTGCCAAGCGGGCTGGAGATCTAGACCGTGCCCGAGAGCTCATGAGGATTGGGAAG AGATTTGGTGCTGTCCTGGAGGCCCTGGAGAAGGGGCAGCCGGTGGATCTGAGTGCCATGCCCCCGGCACCTGAGG ATCTGAATCCCTGGCAGGCTTCTCAGGCCCCCACAGCACCCTCAGTCATTGCCCCAACCGTGGAGCGAGTGCAACCAGTGATGGCCCCTGACGTCCCGGCAACCCCAG TGGCCCCTACAGAGTCACAGACAGTGCTGGATGCCCTGCAACAGAGACTGAACAAGTACTGTGAGGCGGGCCTCCAGGCCCGGAGTGGTGGCGATGAGCGCAAGGCGCGAATGCATGAGCGCATTGCCAAG CAATATCAAGATGCTATTCGAGCACACCGAGCAGGACGGAAAGTCAACTTTGCTGAGTTGCCTGTTCCTCCAG GATTTCCCCCCATCCCTGGCCTGGAGCCCACTATGGGTGTTAAGGAGGACACAGTGGCAGCAACATTGGCAGCTGCAGAGAAACTGGCCTCTGCAGAGGATGCAGCCCCGgctgatgaagatgaagatgag GGCGAACCCCCAGCACAGGCCCCAGTGGCCAAGAGACCTGCACGGCCTGCAGTCCCTTCATCCCAGCCCCTGCCTGAGCCCAAGGCCTCAAGTTCTAAGGAGTCACCAAGTCCATCTG TGCGGGAGCAGCTGGCACTGCTGGAGGCACGGAAACTGCAGTACCAGCGGGCAGCCCTGCAGGCCAAGCGAAGCCAGGACCTGGAGCAGGCCAAAGCCCATCTGCGAGTGGCCAAACGTCTTGAGGCTCAGATCATCCAGGCCCGAGCTGGCAGACCCATTGATCTATCCAAG GTGCCTTCACCCTTGACGGATGAGGAGGGTGACTTCATCCTCATCCACCACGAGGACCTGCGACTCTCCCAGAAGGCCGAGGAGGTGTATGCCCAGCTGCAAAAAATGCTTCTGGAGCAACAAGAG AAGTGCCTGCTGTTCTCCAAGCAGTTCATGCACCAGGGCAACGTGGTTGAGACCACCCG ATTTGAGAAGCTTGCTCAAGACTGCAAGAAACAGCTGGAGATACTGCAGCTGGCCCAGGCTCAGGGCCTCGACCCTCCCAGCCACCACTTTGAGTTGAAGACATTCCAGACTGTGAG GATCTTCTCAGAACTCAACAGCACAGAAATGCATCTGATCATTGTCCGGGGAATGAACCTACCAGCCCCTCCAG gGGTGACTCCTGATGACCTGGATGCTTTTGTGCGGTTTGAGTTTCACTACCCTAACTCG GAGCAggctcaaaaaagcaaaacagctgTGGTGAAGAACACAAACTCTCCAG AATTTGATCAACTCTTCAAACTAAACATCAACCGAAACCACCGGAGCTTCAAGAGGGTGATCCAGAGCAAAGGCATCAAGTTTGAGATCTTCCACAAGGG GTCCTTCTTCAGAAGCGACAAGCTGGTTGGCACAGCACACCTGAAACTGGAGCGGCTGGAGAATGAGTGTGAGATCAGAGAAATTGTGGAG GTCCTAGATGGAAGGAAGCCCACCGGGGGAAAGCTGGAGGTGAAGGTGAGGCTGCGGGAGCCTCTGAGTGGCCAGGACATGCAGACGGTCACTGAGAACTGGCTGGTCCTGGATCCCAGGGGCTTGTGA